In Bacillota bacterium, the sequence AGCCTATTTGTGTCGGCAGATCGAAAGCTACACTAAGGCCTGTTTGACCTTGTTCCAAGAGATACTTGTAACGCTTGTTAGATTCTTCAGCGGTCCCGAAGCCGGCATACTGGCGCATGGTCCATAAACGCCCACGATACAAGGTGGGCTGATTGCCGCGGGTAAAAGGATACTGTCCCGGAAAGCTTAAGTCGTGTTCGTAATCAAGAGCGGGAATATCAAGCGGAGTATAAAGTCTTTCTACCGGTGTTCCGGACAAAGTTACAAACTCCTGCTTGCGTTCGGGAAAGCGGGCTGTGGTCTTGGCCACCGGTCCAGCCTCCCAAGCTTCCTTGGCAGCGCGAAGCTGTTTCAGGTCTGTGGTCATGTCTGGCTTCACCTTCCCTCCTGAACCAGGTTTTGGGCCGCCTCATAGCCAAATTCCAGAGCTTTCTGGTTAAGATCTTTGGTTTTTGGCGGCACCCGATCTAAGACCGCCGTTTCCAGTGATTCCTTACTAACAATGTCAGTGATGCCGTTAATTACTCCCAGTGCCACTATGTTAGCTACGATACTGCGGCCAACTTTCGTGGTGGCTATTTCTGTAATAGGAACAGAGTAGATCTTCCCGGAAAACTGAGGCGGTGTTTTGACGTAGCCGCTATCGAGAATAAGGACTCCGTTTGGACGTGTTTGAGCAGCATATTTATCACTGGCTTGTTGACTCATAGAGAGACAAAGATCCGCTTCTGCCACCTTGGGATAATCAATTTCTTCAGCAGCAATAATTACTTCTGCTTTACTGGCACCGCCTCTGGCTTCCGGACCATAAGACTGGCTCTGGACAGCGTTCATTCCGTCTAAAATGGCCGCTTCGGCCAGAATAATTCCAGCTGTAATTAGTCCTTGGCCTCCAAATC encodes:
- a CDS encoding 2-oxoacid:ferredoxin oxidoreductase subunit gamma, which encodes MKKLELRLSGFGGQGLITAGIILAEAAILDGMNAVQSQSYGPEARGGASKAEVIIAAEEIDYPKVAEADLCLSMSQQASDKYAAQTRPNGVLILDSGYVKTPPQFSGKIYSVPITEIATTKVGRSIVANIVALGVINGITDIVSKESLETAVLDRVPPKTKDLNQKALEFGYEAAQNLVQEGR